AAGAATGCAAAAGCCTGAATGAAGCTGGTGGTTCTTCCAAGTGTATCTGGAGAAGATCCTCTCCTGTCGCAGATCTGGATGTCACCAAAGGCGGCCAGGAAACTGTTTTGCTGGAAAATGTCAGCGAGTTTAAATTCCGCTACATGGGTAAAGGCAAGCAGGACTGGGTGTCCTCGTGGCGTACAGATCAGGGCGGCGATGGCGCCACTAAAGGCAAATTCCCGCAGGCGGTGGAGCTTTCGATCACGGTGACCAAAAAAGAATCCGGCAAAGATCGCAAGTACTCGATGCAAGTGATCATCCCGATTCATTTCACCAACAATCCAGACGACACCAACACCGGACAAGCGACCCAACAGCAAGGTGGCCAGGGTCAACAACCAGGTCAACCAGGAGGGGCTAACTGATGAACATTTTTAAACCCCTTCGTAATAACCGAGGAATGGCGCTGATGATTGTCACCGCCTGCTTGATGTTCATCATGTACTTCGCAGTTGAACTGATTGCCGAAACGCGCATTGAATACGAAATCAATTCTTCCGGCATGAATCGTATTAAAGCTTACTATGCCGCCAAATCCGGCATGCAGCTTTCCTTGTTGCGCGTGAAAATTTATCAGACAGCACAAAATAAATTCGGGCAGCAATTGGGCAGCAACAGTCCGCTATTAAACATGATCTGGCAGTTTCCCTTTGCCTGGCCCATGCCGATTCCGGATGAGTTGACTGCAATTGACAAAGACAATTTCAAAAAGCTGGTTAAAGACTCCTCGATGGATGCAAGCTACATCACCACCATTGAGGATGAAGGATCCAAGATCGATATCAACGACCTGGTCTCCCCGTCTGAAACTTTGCGCAAGATCACCAAGCAACAGATTGTAAATGTCTTCCTGCAAAAAATGAAGGAAGACGAAAAGTGGGCCCGCGAAAATTCCAACACCAACTTTGAAAGCGTGGTCAATAACATCGCGGACTTTATGAGTGACAAATCCCAGTCGGCAAATGGCGGCGACAAACGCGCCACTTATTCGAGCATGAACTCTGAATTCCAGTCTGATTACTTTCCGCCGAATCGCAGTTTCCGCACGATTTCTGAACTGCATTTTGTGCCGGGATTAACCGACGAACTTTACGAGATTTTAGAACCACGAATCACCATCTATGGCATGAAGGGTATCAACCCCAACATTGCGACCAAAGACGTTCTTAAATCCCTGGATCCCGGCATGACTGATGAAGCCGTGACTGAAATCATCAAGCGCCGTGACGATCAAAATCAAGGTGGTCCGTTCAAGGACGCCGATGACTTCTGGAACTTTGTGACCACCAAGAATGTACGTCTTGAAGGAAAACCTGAAGACGTGCCATTGGTGTTTGATGCCGTATTCAACTTCCGCATTCGCAGCACCGGAGAGTTCGCACGCTCCACCAGCGAGATCACGGTCATCACGATGGATTTGAATAAAACTGTCGCAAAAATCAAAGACTACGTCGACAAAGACAAAAAGGCCCAAAACCCTGGTGCCGACACTGGGAATCCCGGTGGCTCCGGCTCTGGCGGCTCTGGTTCCGGCGGTTCAGCTGGTGGTGATGGCAAGACACAAGGCAAATCAGACCCGATTCCCAAAGGCCCTCCACGCATTGTATTTTGGGGTGAAAGATAGCCTTAGGTCGAGCCCTTGCGAAGAGGAAAGATTTTACTTAAGTCCAAAGGCAACATATACTTAGACCATTATCTCGTTCATGGAGGAACGGTCTTTGAAATCACTTGGTATCGACATCGGGTCAAGCAGCATTAAAGTTGTTGAAATGCAATCGACGACGAAGGGCTTTCAAGTCATTCAGTTCTTCGAGCATGTTCTAAGCACCAATCCTCAAAGTGATTCCGAACTGGAGATCATCGAGTACTTGCGTGATCTTTTAGGCAAGTACGATCACTCACAAACCCGCTTCATCATGGGACTTCGTCAGGATCGCGTGGCGATTCGTAACAAGTTCTTCCCATTCAGTGATCGCAATAAAATTTTCAAAAGTTTGGCCTTCGAGCTTGAGGAAGACCTTCCCTTCTCCAGCGACAACGCGGTCTTTGATGCGAAAATCATCCGTACGGTCGGCGGTGGTGCTGAAGTTCTGGCTTGTGCCGCTCCTAAAGTTCACGTTCAAAACCTGATCGACAGAGCCAAAGACATCGGCGTTGAGCCCTTTTTGATTTCTGCGGAAGGCACTGCTTTCGGCAATATCTTTGAACGCTGGAATGAGGCTCCTCCGACAACAATCAGCAATCCACAAAACTACGACATCTCCGAATACAAACCCCTTCGCCACGTGCGCTTGGTTTTGAATATCGGTCATACTCGCACTTTGGTTTGCGCGATCGAAGGCAACTCCCTGACGGGTGTGCGCTCCCTTCTTTGGGGCGGTAAGAACATCGCAGAAGCGATTGCGAAAAAATACGAAATTCCTTATCAGGAAGCTTTGCGTGAATTGCAGACAAAGGCGTTCATCCTGACCAATAAACAGGGCGCAACTTTCGATCAAGTGACGTTCTCTGAGACAATTGCCAAGTGCGTTCGCGAAATGACTCGTGATCTGCAACTTTCAATTTTGGAATTCAAAAGCGAATTCAATGCTGAGATTCTGAATATCGGATTGACCGGTGGCACTTCGCAAATCCAGAATCTGGGTCCTTTCCTGACTCAGGCGCTGGAGATCCCGGCAAATCGCCTTTCCGTCTTGGATACAATTCCCAATGTGACTTTCGAACGCTCCCAAGCCAACTCCGCAAAGTTGGGCGTGGCGGTCGGCCTTGCCATCGAAGGATTCAAAAAGCCCCGCAATCCTCCGATTAATTTCCTGCGTGGTGAGTTCGCCCGTCAAAACCA
This is a stretch of genomic DNA from Bdellovibrio sp. GT3. It encodes these proteins:
- a CDS encoding type II secretion system minor pseudopilin produces the protein MNIFKPLRNNRGMALMIVTACLMFIMYFAVELIAETRIEYEINSSGMNRIKAYYAAKSGMQLSLLRVKIYQTAQNKFGQQLGSNSPLLNMIWQFPFAWPMPIPDELTAIDKDNFKKLVKDSSMDASYITTIEDEGSKIDINDLVSPSETLRKITKQQIVNVFLQKMKEDEKWARENSNTNFESVVNNIADFMSDKSQSANGGDKRATYSSMNSEFQSDYFPPNRSFRTISELHFVPGLTDELYEILEPRITIYGMKGINPNIATKDVLKSLDPGMTDEAVTEIIKRRDDQNQGGPFKDADDFWNFVTTKNVRLEGKPEDVPLVFDAVFNFRIRSTGEFARSTSEITVITMDLNKTVAKIKDYVDKDKKAQNPGADTGNPGGSGSGGSGSGGSAGGDGKTQGKSDPIPKGPPRIVFWGER
- the pilM gene encoding pilus assembly protein PilM yields the protein MKSLGIDIGSSSIKVVEMQSTTKGFQVIQFFEHVLSTNPQSDSELEIIEYLRDLLGKYDHSQTRFIMGLRQDRVAIRNKFFPFSDRNKIFKSLAFELEEDLPFSSDNAVFDAKIIRTVGGGAEVLACAAPKVHVQNLIDRAKDIGVEPFLISAEGTAFGNIFERWNEAPPTTISNPQNYDISEYKPLRHVRLVLNIGHTRTLVCAIEGNSLTGVRSLLWGGKNIAEAIAKKYEIPYQEALRELQTKAFILTNKQGATFDQVTFSETIAKCVREMTRDLQLSILEFKSEFNAEILNIGLTGGTSQIQNLGPFLTQALEIPANRLSVLDTIPNVTFERSQANSAKLGVAVGLAIEGFKKPRNPPINFLRGEFARQNHQFKALWEKWGHTAKIATAALAVLFVYSYLREDFALSLAERSQEVLKTQAKNVANLKGRNATESGIKKYILENKKRATDLKTLSSVANMNSALDIMKKVTDATPAKNAVTLDVRTFNIRDTHVVLEGYVSSPAELNLLQKSLSNITVDGQIKNQTSGLGSLPGRQAFSFSFNVDRGIQKVTR